One Equus caballus isolate H_3958 breed thoroughbred chromosome 8, TB-T2T, whole genome shotgun sequence genomic window, CATCTGCACCAGCTAACAATTAATAGCCTCTCAGCTTCAGATCCACCCTTCAGTGCCTGCCTGTGATACTGGAACATTTCTCCCTGGCCAGCTGGCATGATGTGAGCTTTAACACTAGAGGGGGCTGGAGGAGTACTCGGGGAGGAAGGGGCTTTTCTTCCTGGCTCTGGTGTGCTCTGTTTGTTCCTGTAGCAAGTGGAGCACCCAGCAGTGCTCACCTCCAGTTAGCTTCAGAGGCACCCTCCCTGTGGGTGGCCTCCCAGCAAGTTCTGTGTCATGGCACCTCCCCAGGAGGGCTTCTGACACCCCAGCGCTGGCTTCTCAGAGTTCTGCACCACAGCACACACACCCTCTCCCTTGCTCCACTCAGGTCACAGCTGCGCCCTCTCCAACAAGACCTGGATCTCAGCTCTGGCAAGAAGGGGGAAGATGTGGCACCCTCACAGTCTGTTCCCTCCTTGGGTGCTCCACCTCAGGCTTAAAGACTCCCTATATGTGTTATTCCTGCATTCTTTAGaggtgttttttgctttttggggtTTCCttagggttttgtttgtttgtttgtttgtttttttcaccaCTTAGTAATTAATCTCCTGTTacagtaaatcttttttttcgctgaggaagatgtgccctgagctaacatctgttgccaatccacctctatttttttgtatgtgggacgtcgccacagtgtggctggtgagtggagtaggtctgtgcccaggatttgaacatgcgaacccaggcagctgaagcagaccATGTGAaactttaactactcagccatggggccgggcccaatagttgataattcttttttttttttttcaaagattttacttttcctttttctccccaaagccccctggtacgtagttgtgtatttttagttgcaggtccttctagttgtggcatgtgggacactgcctcagcatggcttgatgagcagtgccacatcacacccaggattcgaactggcgaaaccctgggccaccaaagcagagtgcacaaacttaacttaaccacttggccatggggccggccccaatagttgataattcttaatattaaactttccctgttTAAGCTACTATTTGGTTTCTGTAACTGATACAATATTCACCTCCATCTTATGGACTGCCTTGCCAGTGGGACTATAATATTAAAAACCAGAATATTGGTATTTGAATGTTGTGGATATTATTAGAGACCTTAATTCTTAACCCaaacttagaaattattttagaacATCAGATTCTAGACAGAGCCAATGGAAGAACATTTCTAGGTAAGGCCACAAGTGactgtcattaaaaaaatgaaccctgggctggcctggtgacatagcggttaagtttgcgtgctccgctttggcagcccagggtttgctggttcagatcctgggtgcagacctactctactcaccagccacactgtggcggtgtcccacatacaaaaagatacAGGtggattagcacagatgttagctcagagccaatcttcctcagcacaaagaggaggattggcagtggatgttagctcagggctaaccttcctcagaaaaaaagaaccacACCACAGATTATAACCCTCATCCCCAAATGGACTGTGGCTCCTCACCTCTCTCATGGAAATCTTGGGGCTCCTGAGTCTCACTCTTGCACTGGTTCTCCGAGGGCTGGAACTGGCTACTCAAAGACTTCAGTGCTCCCATGGATGTCATTTCGTTCCAGATCATTCCTTGGCCATGAGCTGTGTCCTAGGAGCAATCAAGTACCAGCACTATGATTCTGAGGAAATATAAGAGGAAAACCCAGAGAGTGCGGGCGGGGCAGGAGGAGTCAGTAACTCTTTAAAACGATtagatgaggggccggccccgtggccaagtggttaagtttgcgcgctctgcttcagtggcccaaggtttcgccagttcagatcctgggagcggacatggcaccactcatcaagccatgctgaggcggcatcccacatgccacaactagaaggacccacaactaaaaatatacaactatgtaccagggggctttggggagaaaaaggaaaaataaaatatttaaaatgattagaTGAAAAAACAACAGGACTAAAAGCCTTAGTGACTTGATCCCAGTGGATAAATAATAAGCCCAAAGACAACAATGTTATAATTCTCTGATAGCCGAGTCAATGCCACTCATAATGGCTTCCCTGTTTACTTAAATTAggtaaaataagcaaacaaaacacCTACTTCTTACCTGTTGCCTTGGTTCATCGAGCTCTTTCTCCAGGTCCTCCAGCATAGTCACGgcttcctctccatcctctggTCGGTGATCTCGCAGCCAGGCCTGCAGCTCCTCGGGCAGGATGGCCAGGAACTGCTCCAGCACCAGCAGCTCCAGGATCTGCTCCTTAGTGTGCACCTCTGGCCTCAGCCACTGACGGCAAAGCTGCCGGAGCCGGCTCAGAGCCTCCCGGGGCCCAGCAGAGTCAGAGTAACCGAACTGCCGGAACTGCCGACGGAGGGTCTCCTGGCTACAGGCGTTTCCCTGAAGGCCGAAGTCTCGTCCCCAAACATAATTCTCCTCTTCAACCTTCACAGTTATAAGTCCTTCTTGTTTTTTAGAAGCATGGGAGGCCAAGGCTGTGGACTTTCCTGACATTCTGGGCAGAGAGAGTCTGAAAAGGCTGCCCTGTTGAGACAGGGAGGGGATGGAGTTCTGTGTCTAAGAGATTCCTTCTGAATTCCAGCTCTTCGGAGAGCTCCTGAGGTAGACAATGCTAATGTTACACGGGGAAAACGTGCTTAGAATATAAATACAAGTTTTTGAAGACAAGTTGGCAGAGAGTGTAGCACTGTAAAGAAAACAGACTAAAAGAGAGCTTCTGTAGGTGAGGTACATTTATAGATGTATGATTCAGGATTTTTTCAGCatgtgaaagagaaaatgtaagtATCACCTAAATCAATTTAACCTTTAGTAATAATGTTAGGAACAACAATAGGGATAATAAATAGTGCTTGTGGAATgtagaaagcaagaaaaacactATAGAAATTATTACTTCTTGGAATAATAATCACTattttattaagcacctactagaTGCCAAGCACTAGCTGgatatttaacataaattttatataattttcctaACACTTCTATAAAGACTATCAGTTAGGCCATTTTCCAAACGAGGCTACTGAGAATCATAAACTGACCAGAGATACACAGCCAGCAGGCAGCAGAACTAGGCTGTGCAACCAAAGTATTTAGCTCTTTCTATTATGCCATGGGGCCTCCCAAAAGAAGGGAATTTGCACTTAAGAAAGACCTACTGTGGAAGGcactttaaaaatactatttactGGTCCTTGACAATAACACCATGAGGAAAGTATTAtgatccccatcttacagatgaggaaactgaggttcttgaacattaagtaatttgcttaagGCCCCAAACTGGTAAATAGCAAAGTCAAGACATGAACCTAGGGTTGCCCAACTCTAAAGCACTTGCCCTTTTTATTACAGAATGAGTTAAGGCCCAGGACAATCTTGGTTGACACTATAAATTAAGAATGATGGTGAACATGTTAGGAAGGGTCATGGAGAATGGCGAAGGTGCAGGTACCAAGAAGAATTACTCTTAAGTCACAAAGTTCTGAGACagcacaaaggaaagagaaatggattccttcatttaatatttcaataaatacttgagcTATGTGCTAGGCGGTGTACTGAATAGAACTGTCAGGATTAAAAGGCCTGTCCTtggagaagaaattaaagaagaaatcaaatattatctggagacaaataaaaatgaaaacacaccataccgactcatttgggacacagcaaaagcagtcctaagagggaaattcattgcaatacacgctcacctcaataaacaagaaaaatctcacataagcaacctcaaacgacacctaacagaattagaaaaagaagaacaaacaaagcccagagtcagtacaaggagggaaataaaaaaacaaacaaacaaacaaaacaaaaaaaggtctGTCCTTGGGGCTgcccggcggcacagcagttaagttcacacgtccgcttcggcggcccggggttcacgggttccaatcccaggtgcagacatggcaccacttggcaagccatgctgtggtaggcctcccacatataaagtagaggaagatgggcacagatgttcgctcagagccagtcttcctcagcaaaaagaggaggattggcagcagatgttagctcggggctaatcttcctcaaaaagaaaaaatacaaacaaaaataaaaaattttttaaaaaaaggtgtgTCCTCAAGGTATCCTGGTTTAGTATGGGAAGGCAACAGGTAAATAGACATGGTGTGATAAATCCAAGGATGGAGGGAAGCAGACAAGGTAGCTTCTGACTACCTTGAAAGACAACTGACTAAGAccagggagagatggggagaagagCCAGGGAGAGCTGCCTGGGAGAGACAGCTCAGCAAAGTCTGACATGAGTGAGCCAGGTGAAAATATACAGGAAAGGCATTCAGGCAAAGAGAACAGTGGGTATGAGAGGATGCAGCCCATTGAAGACACTGCAGGTGGTTTAGGGAGGCCAGATTAGTGGCTGTCACCTCTGACTCTGACCTCAGCATCAGCCACGGAGCATGGACCCCACGACAGACTTATTAAGCCAGAAGCTCCATGGGTGCAGCTTCAGTAAGTGCCACAAATGCTtctgatgtgcagccagggtAAAAATCTCTGGGCCAGAGCCTCGGGCACAGGTAAGGAATAGTGAGAGGAGAGGTACCTATAGAGGAAGAGCCAGGCCACCAAGGGTCTGAGAGGTTGTATTACAGAGTTTGCACTGGATCCCCACGGCCACAGGGATGGTTGGAGGGTGTGCGTGCCCACACAGAGTGGTGTGGAGGAGATGGGAAGGAGTCGGTTGCAACCATTCATGCAAGAGTTGCTGAGGGCCTGGGCTATGGTAGCCAAGGGATATAAAGATGGGAGATTTGACAGGACTTAGAGACACACTGGATAAGGGTttggaagagacagaaatcaaGGGCTCAGGTTTCTGGCTGGCTCTGGTGGCTGAAAGGATGGTGGTATCATTTACTGAGCTATTTAAGAAGAAAGTTAGGTCTGAGGTGCCTACAAAACAGCATTTCCTGAACTGTGCTTTGTTAGATATTAAGAGATGCTCCATACACACTTACCCTAAACACAGAGAAACTTGGGGCTATTTTCTTCTTACATTAATTTTTTAGTGGaacaaaaattctaaatacaTTTCTTTAGTCCTTATTAGGTAACAATTGACATGTAAGAAATCCCATGTCAAGGCATCATCAGATCTGTGCATCGATGTGTACGTAGCATTTACCAAGGGCTGCATCACATTGATGCGTGTCCTTTACTTAGCAATCACTAGTCTATGTTATGTATCTTGCCTTTTAATTTCAATATGTCTATGAAAGCATtcaatttttattacaaatactATGCCTCACCAACTTGTCCTCCCCATAGGTGTGTGGCTGGAGGGAAGTTTTCACCATCAAGCATTGTCTgttccttctccatctccttcaCTGGTCCACACTCCTCTACATCAGAGGTCCATCAATTAACCCTAAGTCTGCCAGTGTTTTCACTCTCTCCTAGGCAATCTCATCCTCACCTTGGGTTACCATCCATCTCTAGTCTAGACTTCC contains:
- the ZSCAN30 gene encoding zinc finger and SCAN domain-containing protein 30 isoform X1, with translation MSGKSTALASHASKKQEGLITVKVEEENYVWGRDFGLQGNACSQETLRRQFRQFGYSDSAGPREALSRLRQLCRQWLRPEVHTKEQILELLVLEQFLAILPEELQAWLRDHRPEDGEEAVTMLEDLEKELDEPRQQDTAHGQGMIWNEMTSMGALKSLSSQFQPSENQCKSETQEPQDFHERELRSRSCWRGRSCDLSGARERVCVLWCRTLRSQRWGVRSPPGEVP
- the ZSCAN30 gene encoding zinc finger and SCAN domain-containing protein 30 isoform X2; its protein translation is MSGKSTALASHASKKQEGLITVKVEEENYVWGRDFGLQGNACSQETLRRQFRQFGYSDSAGPREALSRLRQLCRQWLRPEVHTKEQILELLVLEQFLAILPEELQAWLRDHRPEDGEEAVTMLEDLEKELDEPRQQDTAHGQGMIWNEMTSMGALKSLSSQFQPSENQCKSETQEPQDFHERGEEPQSIWG
- the ZSCAN30 gene encoding zinc finger and SCAN domain-containing protein 30 isoform X4, producing the protein MSGKSTALASHASKKQEGLITVKVEEENYVWGRDFGLQGNACSQETLRRQFRQFGYSDSAGPREALSRLRQLCRQWLRPEVHTKEQILELLVLEQFLAILPEELQAWLRDHRPEDGEEAVTMLEDLEKELDEPRQQDTAHGQGMIWNEMTSMGALKSLSSQFQPSENQCKSETQEPQDFHEREELRT
- the ZSCAN30 gene encoding zinc finger and SCAN domain-containing protein 30 isoform X3, encoding MSGKSTALASHASKKQEGLITVKVEEENYVWGRDFGLQGNACSQETLRRQFRQFGYSDSAGPREALSRLRQLCRQWLRPEVHTKEQILELLVLEQFLAILPEELQAWLRDHRPEDGEEAVTMLEDLEKELDEPRQQDTAHGQGMIWNEMTSMGALKSLSSQFQPSENQCKSETQEPQDFHEREEELRT
- the ZSCAN30 gene encoding zinc finger and SCAN domain-containing protein 30 isoform X5 codes for the protein MSGKSTALASHASKKQEGLITVKVEEENYVWGRDFGLQGNACSQETLRRQFRQFGYSDSAGPREALSRLRQLCRQWLRPEVHTKEQILELLVLEQFLAILPEELQAWLRDHRPEDGEEAVTMLEDLEKELDEPRQQDTAHGQGMIWNEMTSMGALKSLSSQFQPSENQCKSETQEPQDFHERESL